A single window of Vibrio gazogenes DNA harbors:
- a CDS encoding branched-chain amino acid transaminase, with amino-acid sequence MATNTADFIWFNGEMMPWANAQVHVLTHAMHYGTSVFEGVRCYDTPKGPIVFRHREHAQRLVNSAKIYRFPIPYSVEEIMEATRETLRANQLNSAYIRPLAFVGNVGLGVCPPNDTELDMIIAAFPWGAYLGEEALENGVDAMISSWNRAAPNTIPTAAKAGGNYLSSLLVGGEARRHGYDEGIALSVDGYLSEGAGENIFVVKDGEILTPPTTSSILPGITRDTIMILAKDLGYTVREANIAREGLYLADEIFMTGTAAEIVPVRSVDRICVGSGKRGPITKVIQDAFFGLFNGTTEDKWGWLDYVNPQENA; translated from the coding sequence ATGGCTACTAATACTGCGGATTTTATATGGTTTAACGGGGAAATGATGCCGTGGGCAAATGCTCAAGTACATGTCCTGACGCACGCGATGCATTATGGAACATCAGTCTTCGAAGGCGTTCGCTGCTATGACACCCCCAAAGGCCCGATCGTGTTCCGTCATCGGGAACACGCACAACGTTTAGTCAACTCTGCCAAAATTTATCGCTTCCCGATTCCATATTCTGTTGAAGAAATTATGGAAGCAACCCGAGAAACCTTACGCGCAAATCAACTCAACTCCGCTTATATCCGCCCATTAGCTTTTGTCGGTAATGTCGGTCTGGGCGTTTGCCCGCCAAACGATACTGAACTGGATATGATTATCGCCGCTTTCCCATGGGGTGCCTATCTTGGCGAAGAAGCATTAGAAAATGGCGTTGATGCGATGATCTCCAGTTGGAACCGTGCTGCACCGAATACCATCCCAACGGCAGCAAAAGCCGGAGGGAACTACCTTTCTTCACTCCTGGTTGGTGGAGAAGCCCGTCGTCACGGTTATGACGAAGGGATCGCCCTGAGTGTTGACGGGTATCTGTCCGAAGGGGCCGGTGAGAATATTTTTGTGGTAAAAGACGGAGAAATCCTCACACCACCGACAACCAGCTCGATTCTTCCGGGGATTACGCGCGATACCATTATGATTTTGGCGAAAGATCTCGGCTATACCGTCCGCGAAGCCAATATCGCCCGTGAAGGGCTCTATCTGGCAGACGAAATTTTCATGACCGGAACCGCTGCTGAAATCGTACCGGTACGCAGTGTTGATCGCATCTGCGTTGGTTCAGGAAAACGCGGCCCGATCACCAAAGTGATTCAGGATGCCTTTTTCGGACTATTCAATGGAACCACTGAAGATAAATGGGGTTGGTTAGATTACGTCAATCCTCAAGAGAATGCCTAA
- the tusA gene encoding sulfurtransferase TusA — MTIDKSLADYTLEAEGLRCPEPVMMVRKTIRSMKDGEKLLVIADDPSTTRDIPSFCRFMDHQLLEAQIEQEPYLFLIQKGL, encoded by the coding sequence ATGACCATTGATAAATCATTAGCCGACTACACATTAGAGGCCGAAGGATTACGGTGTCCCGAACCTGTTATGATGGTCAGAAAGACCATCCGTTCGATGAAAGACGGTGAGAAGTTACTGGTCATTGCCGATGACCCCTCGACAACCCGAGATATCCCCAGCTTCTGTCGGTTTATGGATCATCAGTTGTTGGAAGCTCAAATCGAGCAAGAACCGTATCTGTTTTTGATTCAGAAAGGGCTTTGA
- the ilvA gene encoding threonine ammonia-lyase, biosynthetic, giving the protein MTSTSQTGADYLRQILRAPVYEVAMVTPLQDMPRLAARVNNRVQLKREDRQPVHSFKLRGAYNMIANLSEAQKQAGIITASAGNHAQGLALSGTKLGVKSTIVMPKTTPDIKVDAVRGFGGAVVLFGNNFDEAKAEAERLAAEHHYTFVPPFDHPLVIAGQGTIGMEMLQQNGHLDYIFVPVGGGGLAAGVAVLIKQLMPEIKVIAVEPEESGCLKAALDAGEPVVLEQVSMFADGVAVKRIGDETFRLCQQYLDGHVSVSSDEICAAVKDIFEDTRAIAEPSGALALAGLKKYAEQHQLTGKQLGTVLSGANTNFHGLRYVSERCELGEKREGLLAVTIPERKGAFFEFCQIIGGRAVTEFNYRYNDDSLANVFVGIRLAGGPEELNSIIQDLRKAGYPVIDLSDDEIAKLHIRYMIGGKPSKPLKERLYAFEFPEYPGALLKFLSTLGTHWNISLFNYRNHGADYGRVLCAFELSDDDLVRFSAHLVELGYQYKDETNNPTYRFFLS; this is encoded by the coding sequence ATGACATCCACCAGCCAAACCGGCGCAGATTATCTGCGCCAAATCTTGCGCGCCCCGGTCTACGAAGTTGCGATGGTGACACCATTGCAAGACATGCCCCGGCTCGCAGCGAGAGTCAATAACCGCGTCCAGCTCAAACGCGAAGATCGCCAACCAGTTCATTCGTTTAAACTGCGCGGTGCCTACAACATGATTGCAAATCTGAGCGAGGCTCAAAAACAAGCGGGCATTATTACAGCATCTGCGGGTAACCATGCTCAAGGATTGGCCTTATCCGGTACGAAGTTAGGTGTGAAATCAACGATCGTCATGCCGAAAACCACTCCAGATATCAAAGTCGATGCCGTCCGAGGATTTGGCGGTGCCGTGGTGTTATTCGGTAATAACTTCGATGAAGCGAAAGCAGAAGCCGAACGACTTGCCGCTGAGCATCATTACACGTTTGTGCCCCCTTTCGATCATCCATTGGTTATCGCCGGACAAGGCACGATTGGCATGGAAATGCTGCAACAGAACGGTCATCTGGATTATATCTTCGTGCCCGTCGGTGGCGGTGGTCTGGCGGCCGGTGTTGCCGTGCTGATCAAACAACTGATGCCTGAAATCAAAGTCATTGCCGTTGAACCGGAAGAATCCGGTTGTTTAAAAGCGGCGCTTGATGCCGGTGAACCGGTGGTTCTGGAACAAGTCAGCATGTTTGCAGACGGGGTGGCGGTAAAACGTATTGGCGATGAAACGTTCCGTTTATGTCAGCAATATCTGGACGGTCATGTCTCTGTGTCCAGTGATGAAATCTGCGCCGCAGTGAAAGATATCTTTGAAGATACCCGTGCGATTGCAGAACCTTCCGGTGCTCTGGCTCTGGCGGGGTTGAAAAAGTACGCAGAACAGCACCAGTTGACAGGCAAACAGTTAGGAACCGTTCTCTCCGGTGCCAACACCAATTTCCACGGCTTACGCTATGTTTCAGAACGATGTGAACTCGGCGAAAAACGTGAAGGTTTGCTCGCTGTAACCATCCCTGAACGCAAAGGTGCATTTTTCGAATTCTGCCAGATCATTGGTGGCCGGGCGGTCACAGAGTTTAACTATCGTTACAATGATGACTCACTGGCCAATGTCTTCGTCGGGATTCGTCTCGCCGGTGGCCCGGAAGAACTCAACAGCATCATTCAGGATCTGCGTAAAGCTGGCTATCCGGTTATCGATTTATCCGATGACGAAATCGCCAAACTGCACATTCGTTACATGATTGGCGGAAAACCGTCGAAGCCACTCAAAGAACGGTTATACGCGTTCGAGTTTCCGGAATATCCCGGAGCATTGCTGAAATTCCTCAGTACGCTCGGGACACACTGGAATATCAGTCTCTTCAACTATCGTAATCATGGCGCCGACTACGGCCGGGTGCTTTGTGCATTTGAGCTCAGTGACGACGATTTAGTCCGTTTCTCTGCACATCTCGTTGAATTGGGTTATCAGTACAAAGACGAGACCAACAATCCGACCTATCGGTTCTTTTTGTCTTAA
- a CDS encoding TMEM165/GDT1 family protein has translation MNILAISITTVTLAEIGDKTQLLSLMLASCYRKPLPIISAIFLATLVNHALAAWLGVVVAEYLSPDILKWVIFASFLAMAGWVLIPDKMDDDGACSSRGPFVASFIAFFVAEIGDKTQIATSVLGAQFADGLLWVVLGTTIGMMIANVPVVLIGKLSADRLPLALIRKITAVLFVGLAGVAVLY, from the coding sequence GTGAATATTTTAGCTATATCAATTACAACTGTAACGCTGGCAGAGATCGGCGATAAGACACAACTTCTTTCATTAATGTTGGCAAGCTGCTATCGCAAGCCGTTGCCGATTATCAGTGCCATCTTCCTTGCAACTCTGGTGAATCACGCCCTCGCGGCCTGGTTGGGCGTTGTCGTTGCCGAATACCTTTCTCCGGATATTTTGAAATGGGTGATTTTTGCCAGCTTTTTAGCGATGGCGGGTTGGGTCTTGATCCCCGATAAAATGGATGATGATGGTGCCTGTTCGAGCCGGGGACCGTTTGTTGCCAGTTTTATTGCATTTTTCGTTGCGGAAATCGGGGATAAAACGCAGATCGCAACTTCTGTGTTAGGGGCTCAATTTGCCGATGGTTTGCTCTGGGTGGTTTTGGGAACGACTATTGGGATGATGATTGCCAATGTACCGGTTGTGTTGATCGGCAAGCTCTCCGCTGATCGATTACCGCTGGCCCTGATTCGGAAAATCACCGCGGTTCTGTTTGTCGGTTTGGCTGGCGTGGCGGTTTTATATTGA
- the glyS gene encoding glycine--tRNA ligase subunit beta: MAKELLIELGTEELPPTQLRTLAEAFYHNFQTELKAADLPFETMQWYATPRRLALKVAGLAEQQPDKVVEKRGPAVAVAFDADGHPTKAAEGWARGNGITVAQAERLTTDKGEWLLFKQAVKGQSAKTLIAELAAKALSNLPIAKPMRWGDQDTQFIRPVKTLTILLDEALIEGEILGVQSGRVIRGHRFMGEPELTLESASQYPDILQQRGKVIADYEARKAMIIAGAQKAAADVGGIADLEEDLVEEVASLVEWPVVLTASFEEEFLKVPSEALVYTMKGDQKYFPVYDVNKNLLPKFIFVSNIESKEPRHVIEGNEKVVRPRLADAEFFFNNDRKRPLIDRLPELETAIFQKQLGSIKDKTDRIAVLASYVAKNIGADVEKATRAALLAKCDLMTSMVFEFTETQGIMGMHYARHDGEAEEVALALNEQYMPRFAGDRLPSNAISSAVAIADKLDTIVGIFGIGQAPKGSDPYALRRASLGILRIIVENGYQLDLADLVAEAAAQFGDKLTNANVEQDVIEFMLGRFRAWYQDEGFSVDVIQAVLARHPTKPTDFDQRVKAVSHFRTLDAADSLAAANKRVGNILAKFDGQLAEEVDLTLLQEGAEVALAENVAVLSEALEPAFANGDYQSALNQLAALKEPVDAFFEDVMVMADDEALKINRLTLLNDLRNLFLEIADISVLQK, encoded by the coding sequence ATGGCTAAAGAACTTTTAATTGAACTGGGAACGGAAGAGCTCCCACCGACACAGCTTCGCACACTGGCCGAAGCGTTTTATCACAACTTTCAAACCGAATTGAAAGCCGCTGACTTACCTTTCGAAACGATGCAGTGGTACGCCACACCACGTCGTCTGGCACTGAAAGTGGCCGGCTTGGCAGAACAACAACCGGATAAAGTCGTCGAAAAACGCGGCCCGGCAGTAGCGGTCGCATTTGATGCGGATGGTCATCCAACCAAAGCGGCTGAAGGCTGGGCGCGGGGTAACGGGATTACCGTTGCACAAGCAGAGCGACTCACAACCGATAAAGGCGAATGGCTGCTGTTCAAGCAAGCCGTCAAAGGCCAGTCAGCAAAAACACTCATTGCTGAACTCGCCGCCAAAGCATTATCCAACTTACCGATTGCCAAACCAATGCGTTGGGGCGACCAAGACACCCAGTTTATCCGTCCGGTCAAAACCCTGACGATTTTGCTGGATGAAGCATTGATCGAAGGTGAAATCCTCGGTGTTCAGTCTGGCCGAGTCATTCGCGGCCACCGTTTTATGGGTGAACCCGAACTAACCCTCGAATCAGCCAGCCAGTATCCAGACATTCTGCAACAACGCGGCAAAGTGATTGCAGACTACGAGGCTCGTAAAGCAATGATTATTGCTGGTGCGCAAAAAGCAGCAGCAGACGTGGGTGGGATTGCCGATTTAGAAGAAGACTTGGTTGAAGAAGTTGCATCACTGGTCGAATGGCCAGTCGTCCTGACCGCTTCTTTTGAAGAAGAATTCCTCAAAGTTCCTTCTGAAGCACTGGTTTACACCATGAAAGGTGATCAGAAGTACTTCCCGGTTTACGACGTCAATAAAAACCTGCTACCGAAGTTTATTTTCGTCTCCAATATTGAGTCAAAAGAACCCCGTCACGTCATCGAAGGCAATGAGAAAGTTGTCCGGCCTCGTCTGGCTGACGCAGAGTTCTTCTTTAACAATGACCGCAAACGCCCACTCATTGACCGTCTGCCAGAGCTGGAAACGGCAATCTTCCAGAAACAACTGGGTAGCATCAAAGATAAAACTGACCGGATTGCCGTATTAGCGTCTTACGTTGCCAAAAACATCGGTGCCGATGTCGAGAAAGCAACTCGTGCCGCACTACTGGCAAAATGTGATTTGATGACATCAATGGTATTCGAGTTCACCGAAACGCAAGGCATCATGGGGATGCACTATGCGCGTCATGATGGTGAAGCCGAAGAGGTGGCACTGGCGCTGAATGAACAGTACATGCCGCGCTTTGCCGGTGATCGTCTGCCAAGTAATGCGATCTCTTCTGCGGTCGCGATTGCCGATAAACTGGATACCATTGTCGGTATTTTTGGAATTGGTCAGGCACCGAAAGGTTCCGACCCATACGCATTGCGTCGGGCATCATTAGGGATTCTGCGGATTATCGTCGAAAACGGCTATCAGTTAGATTTGGCTGATTTAGTTGCCGAAGCCGCAGCACAGTTCGGCGATAAACTCACCAATGCCAACGTCGAGCAAGATGTCATCGAATTTATGCTTGGCCGTTTCCGCGCTTGGTATCAAGACGAAGGCTTCAGCGTCGATGTCATTCAGGCGGTATTGGCTCGTCATCCAACCAAACCGACTGATTTCGATCAGCGCGTCAAAGCCGTCTCTCATTTCCGTACGCTCGATGCGGCTGATTCATTGGCTGCGGCGAATAAACGTGTCGGTAATATTTTGGCTAAGTTTGATGGTCAGTTGGCAGAAGAAGTTGACCTCACCTTACTTCAGGAAGGTGCAGAAGTCGCTCTGGCAGAAAATGTCGCGGTTCTGAGTGAAGCACTCGAACCCGCATTTGCTAACGGTGATTATCAGTCAGCACTAAACCAGTTAGCCGCACTGAAAGAACCGGTTGACGCATTCTTTGAAGACGTCATGGTCATGGCGGATGATGAAGCACTGAAAATCAACCGTCTGACACTGCTCAACGACTTACGCAATCTATTCTTAGAAATTGCGGATATTTCAGTCTTGCAGAAGTAG
- a CDS encoding Hcp family type VI secretion system effector, which translates to MPTPCYISIEGETQGLITSGACTADSIGDSFVEGHEDEMMVQQFDHVVTVPTDPQSGQPAGQRVHKPFKFTVNLNKAVPLLYNALASGEKMSSVTLKWYRTSIEGKQENFFTTTLENATIVNIECAMPHCQNPADADFTQNLTVSMSYRKITWDHVNAGTSGADDWRKPIEA; encoded by the coding sequence ATGCCAACTCCATGTTATATCTCTATCGAAGGTGAAACTCAGGGGCTAATCACGTCAGGCGCTTGTACTGCTGATTCTATCGGTGACTCTTTTGTTGAAGGTCACGAAGATGAAATGATGGTTCAACAGTTTGACCACGTTGTCACTGTTCCGACTGATCCTCAGTCTGGTCAGCCTGCTGGTCAACGTGTTCACAAGCCTTTCAAATTCACTGTGAACCTGAACAAAGCCGTTCCTCTGCTGTATAACGCATTGGCTTCAGGTGAAAAAATGTCTTCTGTTACTTTGAAGTGGTACCGCACTTCAATCGAAGGTAAACAAGAAAACTTCTTCACCACAACACTTGAAAACGCAACGATCGTTAACATCGAGTGTGCAATGCCACATTGCCAAAACCCAGCAGACGCTGATTTCACTCAAAACCTGACGGTATCAATGTCTTACCGTAAGATCACTTGGGACCACGTTAACGCGGGTACTTCAGGTGCTGACGACTGGCGTAAGCCAATCGAAGCTTAA
- the ilvD gene encoding dihydroxy-acid dehydratase, with amino-acid sequence MPKYRSATTTHGRNMAGARALWRATGVKEDDFGKPIIAVVNSFTQFVPGHVHLKDLGQMVAREIEAAGGIAKEFNTIAVDDGIAMGHGGMLYSLPSRELIADSVEYMVNAHCADAMVCISNCDKITPGMLMASLRLNIPVIFVSGGPMEAGKTKLSDQLIKLDLVDAMIQGADPNVSDEQSEQVERSACPTCGSCSGMFTANSMNCLTEALGLSQPGNGSLLATHADRKKLFLTAGQRIVGLAKRYYEQDDASVLPRNIANKSAFENAMALDIAMGGSTNTVLHLLAAAQEGEVDFTMDDIDRMSRRVPHLCKVAPSTQKYHMEDVHRAGGVMGILGELNRANLLNTETRTVLGISLQEQLAQYDIMQTDSADVKAFYRAGPAGIRTTQAFSQDCYWETLDDDRQDGCIRTREHAFSQDGGLAVLQGNIALDGCIVKTAGVDESNLKFRGPAIVFESQEDAVEGILGGQVKAGEVVVIRYEGPKGGPGMQEMLYPTTYLKSMGLGKSCALLTDGRFSGGTSGLSIGHASPEAANGGAIGLIKNGDIIDIDIPGRSIELVVSADELESRRAKQDQIGWKPANRQREVSFALKAYASMATSADKGAVRDKSKLGD; translated from the coding sequence ATGCCGAAGTATCGTTCCGCAACAACAACACATGGTCGTAATATGGCAGGGGCACGCGCTTTATGGCGTGCTACCGGCGTCAAAGAAGATGATTTTGGGAAGCCAATCATTGCCGTGGTCAACTCATTCACCCAGTTTGTACCGGGCCATGTTCATCTGAAAGACTTAGGCCAGATGGTCGCTCGTGAAATTGAAGCCGCCGGTGGTATTGCCAAAGAATTTAACACCATTGCCGTCGATGATGGCATTGCGATGGGTCACGGCGGAATGCTCTATTCACTGCCATCTCGTGAGCTGATTGCCGACTCTGTCGAATATATGGTCAATGCACACTGTGCCGACGCGATGGTCTGTATCTCCAACTGTGACAAAATAACTCCCGGAATGCTCATGGCCTCGCTGCGCCTGAATATCCCGGTGATCTTCGTTTCCGGCGGCCCGATGGAAGCCGGAAAAACCAAACTGTCCGATCAACTGATCAAACTCGATCTCGTAGATGCGATGATTCAGGGTGCCGATCCAAATGTATCTGACGAACAGAGCGAACAGGTTGAGCGTTCTGCTTGCCCGACCTGCGGTTCTTGTTCCGGTATGTTTACGGCCAACTCGATGAACTGTCTGACTGAAGCTTTGGGGCTGTCGCAACCGGGCAACGGTTCTCTGCTCGCAACGCATGCGGATCGCAAAAAACTCTTCCTCACCGCAGGTCAACGCATTGTCGGGCTGGCAAAACGCTATTACGAACAAGATGATGCATCCGTTCTGCCGCGTAACATTGCCAATAAATCTGCATTTGAAAATGCCATGGCGCTGGATATTGCCATGGGCGGTTCAACCAATACGGTACTGCACCTGCTTGCTGCAGCACAGGAAGGTGAAGTGGACTTCACCATGGACGATATTGACCGCATGTCACGTCGCGTACCGCACTTGTGTAAAGTGGCCCCGTCGACTCAGAAGTACCATATGGAAGACGTCCACCGTGCCGGCGGTGTCATGGGGATTCTCGGTGAACTCAACCGCGCCAACCTCCTGAATACTGAGACCAGAACGGTACTTGGTATCAGCCTGCAAGAACAGCTGGCGCAATATGACATCATGCAAACTGATTCTGCTGACGTGAAAGCATTCTACCGTGCCGGTCCTGCGGGCATCCGCACCACACAAGCTTTCTCACAAGATTGCTACTGGGAAACGCTGGACGATGATCGTCAGGACGGATGTATCCGTACCAGAGAACACGCGTTCAGCCAAGATGGTGGCCTTGCGGTATTGCAAGGCAATATCGCACTGGACGGCTGTATCGTTAAAACCGCAGGGGTTGATGAAAGCAACCTGAAATTCCGTGGTCCGGCGATTGTGTTTGAAAGTCAGGAAGATGCGGTTGAAGGTATTCTTGGCGGTCAAGTCAAAGCCGGTGAAGTGGTCGTCATCCGCTACGAAGGACCAAAAGGCGGTCCCGGCATGCAAGAAATGCTGTATCCGACGACATATCTGAAATCGATGGGATTGGGTAAATCGTGCGCCCTGCTAACCGACGGTCGCTTCTCTGGCGGCACATCCGGTCTGTCCATCGGTCACGCCTCTCCGGAAGCTGCCAATGGCGGTGCTATCGGGCTGATTAAAAACGGTGACATCATTGATATTGATATTCCCGGACGATCCATTGAACTGGTCGTGTCAGCAGATGAACTGGAAAGCCGTCGTGCGAAACAAGATCAGATCGGCTGGAAACCGGCCAATCGCCAGCGTGAAGTCTCTTTTGCGCTGAAAGCCTATGCCAGCATGGCAACCAGTGCTGACAAAGGTGCGGTGAGAGACAAATCAAAGCTAGGAGACTAG
- the glyQ gene encoding glycine--tRNA ligase subunit alpha encodes MQTNYDIKTFQGMILALQDYWARQGCTIVQPLDMEVGAGTSHPMTCLRAIGPEPIATAYVQPSRRPTDGRYGENPNRLQHYYQFQVMIKPSPDNIQELYLGSLKALGIDPQVHDIRFVEDNWENPTLGAWGLGWEVWLNGMEVTQFTYFQQVGGLECKPVTGEITYGIERLAMYIQGVDSVYDLIWTDGPLGKVTYGDIYHQNEVEQSTYNFEHADVDFLFTFFDQCEKECQHLLELETPLPLPAYERILKAGHAFNLLDARKAISVTERQRYILRIRNLTKAVAEAYYASREALGFPMCKKQDQQA; translated from the coding sequence ATGCAAACAAACTATGATATCAAAACCTTTCAGGGGATGATCCTCGCGCTGCAGGATTATTGGGCCCGTCAAGGATGTACGATTGTTCAACCTTTAGATATGGAAGTGGGTGCAGGGACATCTCACCCGATGACCTGCCTGCGTGCCATTGGCCCAGAGCCAATTGCGACAGCCTATGTGCAGCCTTCCCGCCGTCCGACTGACGGTCGCTACGGTGAAAACCCGAACCGTCTGCAACACTATTACCAGTTTCAGGTAATGATCAAACCGTCACCGGATAATATTCAAGAGCTGTACCTCGGATCGCTGAAAGCGCTGGGGATTGATCCACAAGTTCACGACATTCGTTTCGTCGAAGATAACTGGGAAAACCCGACTTTGGGAGCCTGGGGACTGGGCTGGGAAGTCTGGCTGAACGGTATGGAAGTGACCCAGTTTACTTATTTCCAACAGGTAGGTGGTCTGGAGTGTAAACCTGTCACCGGTGAAATCACTTACGGTATAGAACGTCTGGCAATGTACATTCAGGGTGTCGATTCCGTTTATGATCTCATCTGGACAGACGGCCCGCTGGGTAAAGTCACCTACGGTGACATTTATCACCAAAATGAAGTCGAGCAGTCTACCTATAACTTTGAACATGCGGATGTGGACTTCCTGTTCACCTTCTTCGATCAATGTGAAAAAGAGTGTCAGCACCTGCTGGAACTAGAAACACCACTCCCGTTGCCTGCTTATGAACGCATTTTAAAAGCAGGACATGCATTTAACCTGCTCGATGCACGCAAAGCGATTTCTGTGACAGAACGTCAGCGCTACATTTTACGCATCCGTAATTTGACCAAAGCCGTCGCAGAAGCTTATTACGCATCTCGTGAAGCGTTGGGCTTCCCAATGTGCAAAAAGCAAGACCAACAGGCATAA
- a CDS encoding HDOD domain-containing protein, protein MGQAAMINRLNELPRIESLLQELLEMVNQEDVDFNELSKKIAMDQVLSARLLRMANSVYFGGSKTISSVNDALIRVGIGAVKTLVVASVLSSAFNQVKTLDMEQYWSDTFEISVIASQLAPSAGLDKNEAFTIGVLHNVGELMIHSLVPELALEIQTKIKQGMAPLEAQKQVLETTAPALGGKLATTWKFPDSVVDAIEHYEHPDAAAKSPQYARLIHLSRIINEHWDLLASEQDKFNFMTKQAYSDMLNVSSSAVPDLDNHRGEGKDLAHQIT, encoded by the coding sequence ATGGGCCAAGCTGCAATGATTAATCGCTTAAATGAACTGCCAAGAATCGAGTCATTACTGCAAGAGTTACTCGAAATGGTCAATCAGGAAGATGTTGATTTTAATGAATTGTCTAAAAAAATAGCCATGGACCAAGTGCTGAGTGCGCGTTTGTTAAGAATGGCAAACTCGGTCTATTTTGGCGGGAGTAAAACGATTTCATCGGTCAATGATGCTTTGATTCGTGTCGGGATTGGTGCCGTCAAAACATTGGTTGTTGCTTCTGTACTATCCAGTGCTTTCAACCAAGTCAAAACATTAGATATGGAGCAATATTGGTCTGATACATTCGAAATCTCTGTCATTGCGAGTCAACTGGCTCCTTCGGCTGGTCTGGATAAAAATGAAGCGTTTACCATTGGTGTCTTGCATAATGTCGGTGAGTTAATGATTCATTCATTGGTGCCGGAACTGGCATTAGAGATTCAAACTAAAATCAAACAGGGAATGGCACCATTGGAGGCACAAAAGCAGGTCCTTGAGACCACTGCTCCTGCGTTGGGAGGAAAACTCGCCACCACTTGGAAGTTTCCTGATTCCGTGGTTGATGCGATTGAGCACTACGAGCATCCGGATGCTGCCGCCAAGAGCCCACAGTATGCCCGGTTGATTCATTTGTCCCGGATCATTAACGAACACTGGGATTTATTAGCCAGTGAGCAGGATAAATTTAATTTTATGACCAAACAAGCCTATAGCGATATGCTGAATGTATCGTCTTCAGCTGTTCCCGACTTGGATAACCATCGAGGAGAAGGGAAAGATCTTGCCCATCAAATCACCTAG
- a CDS encoding tetratricopeptide repeat protein: MKIQSVCIAVTLMIGLLAGCATQQKRGSMMAQLYEGRPVSRLDVNGTPKTEQEAIARGDAAMHAQQDDLALFEYIRALSLPAGQQRDETLYKIGRIHQLHQRDRLSEKAYQMALQDNPHNIDVLQQLGVNYSKKGVFEVGKRFFIRAINADQMRLHHHVMLSPSLNQIDTVDALEMDQHSPVNAYMGLGIIYDVDSQHDIAQALYKKVLNIHPQSSKLLLNIGYSYYMSGDILEAKRATLAALALDPGNSRAQNNLGLIYLSQGKIQRALNVFMRQMESYQALNRVGYFLMIQGHPDQAIPYLQQAIDEKSSFYQAAHENLERAFAEVNALAHQ; encoded by the coding sequence ATGAAGATACAATCGGTTTGCATTGCAGTGACCTTGATGATTGGTTTGCTTGCAGGTTGTGCCACTCAGCAGAAGCGGGGTTCAATGATGGCGCAGTTGTATGAAGGTCGTCCTGTGAGCCGTCTGGACGTGAATGGTACCCCGAAAACTGAGCAAGAAGCGATTGCACGTGGCGATGCTGCGATGCATGCGCAGCAGGATGATTTAGCGCTGTTTGAGTATATTCGTGCGTTGTCATTGCCAGCGGGACAGCAGCGAGATGAAACCCTTTATAAAATTGGGCGCATTCATCAGTTGCATCAGCGCGATAGGTTATCCGAGAAAGCGTATCAGATGGCGTTGCAAGACAATCCGCATAATATCGACGTATTGCAGCAGTTGGGGGTGAATTACAGTAAGAAAGGGGTGTTTGAGGTCGGAAAACGTTTCTTTATTCGCGCCATTAATGCAGATCAGATGCGTTTGCATCACCACGTGATGCTATCGCCATCGCTCAACCAGATTGATACTGTCGATGCTTTAGAAATGGATCAACATTCTCCCGTCAATGCTTATATGGGGCTGGGGATTATTTATGATGTGGATTCCCAGCATGACATTGCTCAGGCGCTTTATAAAAAGGTGCTGAATATTCACCCTCAATCGAGCAAATTACTGCTTAACATTGGTTATTCCTATTATATGAGCGGTGACATTCTTGAGGCCAAGCGTGCCACGCTTGCTGCATTGGCGCTTGATCCCGGTAACAGCAGAGCGCAGAACAATCTGGGTCTCATTTATCTGAGTCAGGGAAAAATACAGCGAGCGCTGAATGTGTTTATGCGGCAGATGGAGAGTTATCAGGCGTTAAACCGTGTCGGCTACTTTCTGATGATTCAGGGCCACCCCGACCAGGCCATTCCTTATTTGCAGCAAGCCATTGATGAAAAGTCATCCTTCTATCAAGCCGCGCATGAAAATCTGGAAAGGGCATTTGCTGAAGTAAACGCCTTGGCTCATCAATAA